AACCAAAAGATGAAGAAAAAATAATTGAAGGCTATGATAAGCTTGGTCACGAAATGCAAAATATCTGTGCTAAGCATCCTAATATTAAGGTTTACTCTTTTGTAACAGAAGAGGGTGCTCATGCTGAATGTTCTCGTGTAATTTCTAAGCTCCGCGACGAGCGCACAGACCATCAGGAGTTTATGTACTACAGCCAGCGTGCATACGAAATGCTTTTCCGCATGGCTTATACAGACCAGCACTCTGACAAGAAAGGCCACATTGTTGTAAAGACTCCGGTTACTTTCCCTGTTCAGAACTATGCTGTTCATAAGATTCCAGACATTGATCACAAAATTGAAAACACTGTAATGTGCGTTATGCTCCGCGGTGCTCTTCTTCCAAGTATGATTATGTCTAAGGAAATTCAGGAATATTCAAGCCACGGATACAAAACTCCATTTGCACTTTTCAAAATCAGCCGTAACGATACAAAGAATGAAGCTGATATGGAATACATTATGGACCTCAATAAATCATTCTTCAACCTCGACCAGCTCGACGGTAAAGATTTGATTTTTGCTGATCCTATGAATGCTACTGGTGGTTCTCTTGTAACTGTTGTTAAGTACCTTCAGAGCCAGGGCGTTCGTCCAAAGTCAATTGCTTTCTTTAATACAATTTCAACACTTAAGGGAAGTATCCGTGTAACTCGTGCTCTTGAAAACTGTACATGTTACACACTCTGGATGGACCCTGTAATGAACGAAAAAGCTTACATTATGCCAGGACTTGGTGATGCAGGTGACCGCTTGAACGGCTGCGATACAAAAGATGCACCACGTAACATGATTCAGTTGATTGCTGATTATGGTCATAACATTTCCGGACTTTATAAATCTCAGCTTTATGAAATTGAAAAAATCGTTCTGGGCTAAGTTTACTTCTATAGCTGCAACAATAATTTTTGCCTCATGTACAACGACAAATCTCTCTGTTCCGGTTCCGGGGCAGGAGGGGATAAAAACTCGTAATATTTATGCTGAATATTATAATCTTGGTGAGTCGTATTATGAACTCGAAGATTATAAAAAAGCAGCAGAATATTATGAACTTGCAATGCGAAAAAAAGAACAGTATTGGGCTGCATATTATAAACTTGCAAAATGTTATGTGTACAGTTCAGACTGGGCTAATGCTCTTCCAATGTATAAAACAATTCTGGAACGGGATCCAGAAAACTCTTCAATAAAAGCAAGTCTCGCATATATATATTCTATGCAGGGAGATTTCAAGAACTCTGTAATTGTATATGAAGAGCTTCTTGCTGTTCAACCAGATAATCAGCAATATTTAGAAAACTACCTTGCAGTGCTGATTGCAGATAATAAGAAGTTTGAAACAAAAAATGCACAGAAGTTTACAGAAGCTTATGAAACTCTGAAAACAGAATATCCGGACAATAAAAATCTTAAAACTTTTGAAGATAAGTACAAAGAACTTATGAAGATTCAGGAAGAGAAACCGGAAAATAAAGAAACTCCAGATGTTCCTGAAGCTCCTAAGCCTGATTCTGCTCCATAAGCTTTCGGTACTTTTCTGAATCTACACGGAAAGCAATTACCGGAGAATCTGCATCTGAATGTTCGATTGACTGTTCTGCTTCAAGTAACAGACGGTCTCCTCCAACCATTCGGATTGAACGTGAAGAAATTCCAATACGGCTGTCTTTATTATTTACGATATTGCTTATATCACTGTATAACTTATCTGCAAGAGCAAGTGCTTCATCAACACTCATGCTGATTTTGATTGCAACAATACAGTCTTCTTTATATTCAAAAAGAAGATCCTTGAACTGGAACTGAATAGAAAGATAATTACAGACATTCTTAAACTCTTCACTGGTCTTTTCTATATTTGCAAGCTTAATGATAAACAGGGATAGATCAATTTCTGAAGCAGTTGCTCTGTCTATTTCATTATCAAGACGTGTCATTAAATATGATTCCCAGCC
The Treponema bryantii DNA segment above includes these coding regions:
- a CDS encoding uracil phosphoribosyltransferase translates to MAGDNKIILKAEDLDGYLTSEDMADLKHLEVMFKETMKSFEPKDEEKIIEGYDKLGHEMQNICAKHPNIKVYSFVTEEGAHAECSRVISKLRDERTDHQEFMYYSQRAYEMLFRMAYTDQHSDKKGHIVVKTPVTFPVQNYAVHKIPDIDHKIENTVMCVMLRGALLPSMIMSKEIQEYSSHGYKTPFALFKISRNDTKNEADMEYIMDLNKSFFNLDQLDGKDLIFADPMNATGGSLVTVVKYLQSQGVRPKSIAFFNTISTLKGSIRVTRALENCTCYTLWMDPVMNEKAYIMPGLGDAGDRLNGCDTKDAPRNMIQLIADYGHNISGLYKSQLYEIEKIVLG
- a CDS encoding tetratricopeptide repeat protein codes for the protein MKLKKSFWAKFTSIAATIIFASCTTTNLSVPVPGQEGIKTRNIYAEYYNLGESYYELEDYKKAAEYYELAMRKKEQYWAAYYKLAKCYVYSSDWANALPMYKTILERDPENSSIKASLAYIYSMQGDFKNSVIVYEELLAVQPDNQQYLENYLAVLIADNKKFETKNAQKFTEAYETLKTEYPDNKNLKTFEDKYKELMKIQEEKPENKETPDVPEAPKPDSAP